The genomic window AACTGCTGAGAGTCCGACTCTTACTCACGATGAGGAGTTGCAGTTGTTTGCAGCTGTTCAGAAGGTTGTTAATGGACGTGTTCCTTTAATCGCTGGTGTTGGTACTAATGATACACGAGACTCTATTGAGTTTGTCAAAGAAGTAGCAGAATTTGGAGGCTTTGCGGCTGGCCTCGCAATTGTTCCCTACTACAATAAACCATCTCAAGAAGGAATGTATCAACACTTTAAAGCTATTGCAGACGCCTCTAATTTACCCATTATTATCTATAATATTCCAGGTCGTGTAGTAGTTGAATTGACTCCGGAAACCATGCTTCGCTTAGCGGAACATCCAAATATCATCGGAGTTAAAGAATGTACCAGCCTTGCAAATATGGCCTATTTGATTGAGCACAAACCAGAAGAATTCTTGATATATACTGGAGAAGACGGAGACGCCTTCCATGCTATGAACTTGGGTGCTGACGGGGTTATCTCTGTTGCTTCTCATACCAATGGTGATGAAATGTATGAAATGTTCACTGCGATTGAAGAAAGTGATATGAAGAAAGCGGCAGCTATTCAACGTAAATTTATTCCCAAGGTTAATGCTCTCTTCTCATACCCAAGTCCTGCACCTGTTAAGGCAGTCCTCAACTATATGGGATTTGAAGCTGGTCCAACGCGCCTCCCATTGGTTCCTGCGCCTGAAGAGGATGCTAAACGCATTATCAAGGTTGTTATTGACGGAGACTACGAAGCAACTAAAGCGACTGTCACTGGAGTTCTTCGACCTGATTACTAATATAACTAAGATAAATAGAAACTTCCTAACAAGTAAAATTGTTGGGAGTTTTTTTCTTTTTCTACGAATAGATAAATAGAGAGAGAAAAAGGAGTCGATCATGAAAATTAAGATTGATAATTTCGAGATTTATAAGTTAAAGCAAGCAGGTTTAAGTAATCAGCAGGTTCTGAAAGTACTTCAATACGGAGAAATTTATGATCAGGAATTGAGTTTAGAGACAATTGCTGAAGCCTCAGAGTGTCGTAATCCAGTAGTTTTTATGGAGCGATATCATAAACTGACTTTTGAAAGCATGGAACGATTAAAGAAAGATTTTGAAAAGTTCCCATCATTTTCGATTCTGGATGATGTTTATCCCATTTCGCTTAGTGAAATTTACGATGCACCTGTATTGCTTTTTTATAAAGGAGATTTAAATCTCTTAAAATTACCAAAGATAGCAGTTGTAGGGAGTCGCTCTTGTAGTCAAACCGGAACCAAATCAGTCCGGAAAGTCATCGAAGAACTGGAGAATGAATTAGTTGTGGTGAGCGGACTTGCTAGAGGAATTGACACAGCAGCCCATATGTCAATTCTTCAAACTGGTGGCAAAACGATTGCAGTGATTGGTACTGGTTTAGACGTCTATTATCCTCGTTCAAATAAACGTCTTCAAGAATACATTGGAGACAATCATTTAATACTAAGTGAGTACGGACCAGGGGAAGAACCCTTGAAATTTCATTTTCCTGCCAGAAATCGCATTATTGCAGGATTGTGTCGAGGAGTTATCGTTGCAGAAGCTAAAATGAGATCTGGTAGCTTAATCACTTGTGAGCGTGCTATGGAGGAAGGTAGAGATGTCTTTTCGATTCCAGGTTCCATTTTAGATGGACGCTCAGACGGCTGTCATCATTTGATCCAAGAAGGAGCAAAACTAGCAACATGTGGGCAGGATATTCTCGCTGAGTTTGAGTTTTAGACATAGAATCATTTCATTTAGCAAACTTTTCTTCTATTGTATGGGTGTTAAGTCTTGACAGGTTTTTAAAAATGGTTTACACTTTATAAAGTTTAATTACTTTGAAAAGGTGTGATACTGTGGCTACGGCAACAAAGAAGAAAAAATCAACAGTTAAAAAAAATCTAGTAATCGTGGAGTCGCCTGCAAAGGCTAAAACGATTGAAAAATATCTGGGTAGAAATTATAAGGTTTTAGCCAGTGTTGGTCATATTCGTGATTTGAAAAAATCCAGTATGTCAGTCGATGTGGAAAATAATTACGAACCTCAATACATCAATATTCGTGGGAAAGGTCCTCTGATCAATGACTTGAAAAAAGAAGCTAAGAAAGCCGATAAAGTCTTTCTTGCAAGTGACCCGGACCGTGAAGGAGAAGCTATTTCTTGGCATTTAGCGCATATTTTAAATCTTGACGAGAATGATACCAACCGTGTTGTTTTCAACGAGATTACCAAAGATGCAGTGAAAAATGCCTTTAAAGAACCTCGTAAAATCAATATGGATTTGGTCGATGCCCAACAAGCCCGTCGTGTTTTGGACCGTTTAGTAGGGTATTCAATTTCTCCAATCTTGTGGAAAAAAGTAAAAAAAGGTTTATCGGCAGGACGTGTGCAGTCTGTCGCTTTAAAGCTAATCATTGATCGCGAAGATGAAATCAATGCCTTCCAACCAGAAGAATATTGGACGATTGATGGTGTCTTTAAAAAAGGTACCAAGCAATTCCAAGCTTCTTTTTATGGAATGAATGGCAAGAAGATGAAGTTGACTACTAATGATGAAGTCAAAAAAGTTTTATCTCATTTGAACAGCAAGGATTTTACAGTTGATCAAGTAGATAAAAAGGAAAGAAAGCGCAATGCTCCTCTTCCATATACAACGTCTTCTATGCAGATGGATGCTGCTAACAAGATAAATTTCCGTACTCGCAAGACTATGATGGTTGCTCAGCAACTCTATGAAGGAATCAATATTGGTACAGGTGTCCAAGGTCTGATTACCTATATGCGTACGGATTCTACTCGTATCAGTCCAGTTGCTCAGAATGAAGCTGCTAGCTACATCAATGAACGTTTTGGTAGTAAGTATTCTAAACATGGTAGCAAGGTGAAAAATGCCTCTGGCGCTCAAGACGCCCACGAAGCTATTCGTCCTTCAAGTGTCTTTAATACTCCTGAAAAAATTGCTAAGTATTTGGATAAAGACCAGCTTAAACTTTATACCCTTATCTGGAACCGTTTTGTAGCGAGTCAAATGACGGGTGCTATCTTTGATACCATGGCTGTTAAACTTTCGCAAAATGGTGTTCAATTTGCAGCAAATGGTAGTCAGGTTAAGTTTGATGGTTATTTAGCCATTTACAACGATTCTGATAAGAATAAGATGCTACCAGATATGGAAGTAGGAGATGTGGTCAAACAGGTCAATAGCAAACCTGAACAACATTTCACACAACCGCCTGCACGATATTCAGAAGCAACACTGATTAAAACCTTGGAAGAAAACGGAGTTGGACGTCCATCTACCTATGCTCCAACCATTGAAACAATCCAAAAACGTTACTATGTAAGACTTGCATCTAAACGCTTTGAACCAACTGATCTAGGTCAAGTTGTTAACAAGCTGATTGTCGAATACTTCCCTGACATTGTAAATGTGAAATTTACCGCTGAAATGGAAGGTAAACTGGACGATGTTGAGGTCGGAAAAGAAGAGTGGCAACGGGTTATTGATGAATTTTACAAACCATTCTCTAAAGAGGTTGCAAAAGCTGAAGCAGAGATGGAAAAAATTCAAATCAAGGATGAGCCAGCTGGATTTGACTGTGAAGTTTGTGGCAGTCCTATGGTGATTAAGATTGGACGCTTCGGTAAGTTTTACGCATGTAGCAATTTCCCTGATTGCCGACATACACAAGCCATTGTAAAAGAAGTTGGTGTTAAATGTCCAAATTGTCATCAAGGGCAAATCATCGAACGCAAAACCAAACGTAATCGTATTTTCTATGGATGCAATCGTTATCCAGAATGTGAGTTTACCTCTTGGGATAAACCTGTTGGACGTGATTGTCCTAAATGTGGTCACTTCCTCATGGAGAAAAAAATCCGTGGTGGAGGGAAACAGATCGTATGTAGCAATGGTGACTACGAAGAAGAAAAGATTAAATAAAAATAATTAGGGCTGAAATGATAATTTCAGCTCTTTTTAATTTAAACTTGACAGATTTTATCTTTTTATGCTTAACTAGAAGAAGATTATTCTTACTTAGGAGTAGATATGCGCATTATTTATCTTAGCATTGGATTCATTTCATTAGCTTTGGCTATCGTTGGAGTTGCCTTGCCACTATTACCGACAACACCCTTTCTCTTGTTGTCAATAGCTTGTTTTTCAAAATCTTCTAAACGTTTTGAAGATTGGCTCTATCATACCAAGCTTTATCAAACCTATGTTGCGGACTTTAGAGAAACCAAGTCCATTGCGCGTGAACGCAAGAAAAAAATCATTGTTTCGATTTATATCTTAATGGGAATTTCGATTTATTTCGCTCCGCTTCTGCCAGTAAAAATTGCTTTAGGATGTTTAACAATATTTATAACCTATTATCTCTTTAAGGTGATTCCAGATAAAGAATAGCTAAAAAAGTAATGATTTTCCTTGATAAAAAGTAGGGGTTACTTAAAACAATATGATATAATAATATCAAATAAATCGTCAAGGAGAATCAAATGATTTACGAATTTTGTGCTGAAAATGTAACCTTGCTTGAAAAAGCTATGCAGGCAGGAGCTCGCCGTATCGAGCTCTGTGACAATCTAGCAGTTGGTGGAACAACTCCAAGCTACGGAGTGACCAAGGCAGCTGTGGAACTGGCTGCCGACTACGATACGACCATTATGACTATGATTCGACCACGTGGTGGTGATTTTGTCTACAATGACCTCGAGATTGCTATTATGCTCGAGGATATTCGTCT from Streptococcus sp. oral taxon 061 includes these protein-coding regions:
- the dapA gene encoding 4-hydroxy-tetrahydrodipicolinate synthase — encoded protein: MSYQDLKDCKIITAFITPFHEDGSINFDAIPKLIEHLLAHHTDGILLAGTTAESPTLTHDEELQLFAAVQKVVNGRVPLIAGVGTNDTRDSIEFVKEVAEFGGFAAGLAIVPYYNKPSQEGMYQHFKAIADASNLPIIIYNIPGRVVVELTPETMLRLAEHPNIIGVKECTSLANMAYLIEHKPEEFLIYTGEDGDAFHAMNLGADGVISVASHTNGDEMYEMFTAIEESDMKKAAAIQRKFIPKVNALFSYPSPAPVKAVLNYMGFEAGPTRLPLVPAPEEDAKRIIKVVIDGDYEATKATVTGVLRPDY
- the dprA gene encoding DNA-processing protein DprA, whose product is MKIDNFEIYKLKQAGLSNQQVLKVLQYGEIYDQELSLETIAEASECRNPVVFMERYHKLTFESMERLKKDFEKFPSFSILDDVYPISLSEIYDAPVLLFYKGDLNLLKLPKIAVVGSRSCSQTGTKSVRKVIEELENELVVVSGLARGIDTAAHMSILQTGGKTIAVIGTGLDVYYPRSNKRLQEYIGDNHLILSEYGPGEEPLKFHFPARNRIIAGLCRGVIVAEAKMRSGSLITCERAMEEGRDVFSIPGSILDGRSDGCHHLIQEGAKLATCGQDILAEFEF
- the topA gene encoding type I DNA topoisomerase, which encodes MATATKKKKSTVKKNLVIVESPAKAKTIEKYLGRNYKVLASVGHIRDLKKSSMSVDVENNYEPQYINIRGKGPLINDLKKEAKKADKVFLASDPDREGEAISWHLAHILNLDENDTNRVVFNEITKDAVKNAFKEPRKINMDLVDAQQARRVLDRLVGYSISPILWKKVKKGLSAGRVQSVALKLIIDREDEINAFQPEEYWTIDGVFKKGTKQFQASFYGMNGKKMKLTTNDEVKKVLSHLNSKDFTVDQVDKKERKRNAPLPYTTSSMQMDAANKINFRTRKTMMVAQQLYEGINIGTGVQGLITYMRTDSTRISPVAQNEAASYINERFGSKYSKHGSKVKNASGAQDAHEAIRPSSVFNTPEKIAKYLDKDQLKLYTLIWNRFVASQMTGAIFDTMAVKLSQNGVQFAANGSQVKFDGYLAIYNDSDKNKMLPDMEVGDVVKQVNSKPEQHFTQPPARYSEATLIKTLEENGVGRPSTYAPTIETIQKRYYVRLASKRFEPTDLGQVVNKLIVEYFPDIVNVKFTAEMEGKLDDVEVGKEEWQRVIDEFYKPFSKEVAKAEAEMEKIQIKDEPAGFDCEVCGSPMVIKIGRFGKFYACSNFPDCRHTQAIVKEVGVKCPNCHQGQIIERKTKRNRIFYGCNRYPECEFTSWDKPVGRDCPKCGHFLMEKKIRGGGKQIVCSNGDYEEEKIK
- a CDS encoding YbaN family protein, with translation MRIIYLSIGFISLALAIVGVALPLLPTTPFLLLSIACFSKSSKRFEDWLYHTKLYQTYVADFRETKSIARERKKKIIVSIYILMGISIYFAPLLPVKIALGCLTIFITYYLFKVIPDKE